TTGGAAAAAACCCGGTTTCTGGGCCCCCGCCACCCAGCAAAGAAACCGGGTTTTTGCCCGAATCTGTGGGTTGTAGGGAAGTATTTTGGAAAAAACCCGGTTTCTGGCACACCGCGATCGACTTTTGGACAAATGTGCGATCGACTTTTGGGAAACGGGCGATCGGGCGATCGAAAAACAGTGTCAAATAAGGATAAACTCAAAATAATTATGAGAGTTATTGAAATTACCGAAGCGATCGATCCGCTCGCAGAATATGCAAATAGTCAAGAGCCAATTATGTTGACTCGCAACGGACAAATCATCGCAGCCTTAATGCCATTTGCCCGCAATCCAGAAACAGACGAACTTCCTTCTAATGTGCAGGAAGCGATCGAGCAACTATCCTTATCCGAAGAAAGTGCGAGCGCCCGTTCCCGCCAACAAACAGAATTAGCAACAACCTTTTACCAGTTAGTCGAACAATGGAAAACCGAAACTCGCGGCATTTCATCCACCGAACAACTGTCATTGCATCCAGCCTATCAGCAAATTATTGGCATGGGGCCCGATGTAATTCCGTTATTGTTGCGAGAAATTGAAAAAAAATCCGGTCGCTGGTTTTGGGCGCTCAAAGCAATTAGTCGTGAAGAACCAGTAACGCCGGAACAGCAGGGAAAAACAAAAGAAACGATTGCAGCTTGGTTAAATTGGGGCAGAGAGAAAGGTTACAAATGGACAGAATATGTCGCTAATTAAAAAATACGAATCTTCAACCCACGGAGGTGGGTTTCGTTTGTGTAGACGCGGTTTCAACCGCCGTCTCTTCTGGGTTTTTACCTAATCTGTGCGCGAAAACGAAGGATTATCGAAAAAACCCGGTTTCTGACAACTGAAAAGTTTGATAAATTAATGACAGATCAGATCGATCGACCTTATGCCACAGTCATACTCGCGATCAGTGCCGATGGTAAGATTGCAGATAAAGTGCGATCGCCCGCGAGATTCGGTTCAGCTAACGACAAAGCCCACCTCGAACAACAAGTCGCAGCAAACGATGCTGTTTTGTTCGGCAACGGCACTTTACAAGCCTATGGAACGACGATGCGAGTGATTTCGCCGGATTTGCTCAAACAGCGGGAACTCGCCGGGAAGCCACCACAACCCGTGCAAATTGTGTGTTCGCGATCGCGCCAATTTGACCCAAACTTGCGATTTTTCCAGCAACCGGTGCCGCGATGGCTGTTGACTGCGAAGCCTGGAAAAGATGAGAAAATTGTCAAGTTTCAATCTCATGATTTGCCGACTCCGACTGGAGAAACCGGGTTTTTTCCTGAATCTATCGGTTGTGATGCGTCTTTTCTGGAAAAAAACCCGGTTTGTGGGCCTTCATGCGTCAGTCCTAAGTTCGATCGCACTATCTATGCTAAAACCACGGATGGAGAGATTGATTGGATTGATGCGTTTCAACAGTTAGCCAGCTTGGGTATCCAACGGTTGGCGATTTTGGGCGGGGGAACACTGGTAGCGTCTGTGCTGGCTGCGGGCTTGATAGACGAACTTTGGCTGACGGTGTGCCCGTTAATTTTGGGCGGGGTGGATGCGCCAACTCCGGTTGAGGGAGAGGGTTTTTTGGCGGATTTGGCTCCGAAATTGGAACTTTTGGCGGTTAAACAGGTGGGACAAGAGGTGTTTTTGCATTATAAGGTCGATCGGGCTAACTGAAGCTCAAACGTACTCCGAGACTAGGGTTTGACGATTAAGCCCTCCGATCCCCCCTAGCCCACAAGAGGCGCTCAAAGTCCCCCTTCTTAAGGGAGATTTAGGGGGATCTGGCCTAGGATAAAAGCGAGATTTGTCTGGTTTCAAGGTTCAGTTGACACCAATTGCCCTTCAGCTTTCCTAGCGATAGAATAATTGTATTAAATTGTGCCACAGGTGAGGGAAGAGAAGAGTTTTTAACCGCAGAGGGCGCAGAGGGCGCAGAGGGAAGAGTGTTGGGAGGGTTTTGGATCGTGCGCCTCATCCTGTCGTAAAAAATCCTCTCATCCCTCCCCTCTCTGCGCCAAGAGCGCTCTCTGCGGTAAAATCCTCTTAATCTCTATTTCACGTCCTTGTAATCCACCCCATAACTCGTATCTCTTCCAGTCAAAGTCTCCAAAGTTTGTCTCGTTTTACTCGGAGTGTATTAACTTAAATGAAGTTCGATCGCTCTACGCACAAATCTCCCTATGCTGAAACAGCCAAAGACTCAACAATATTCTGTAGCCTGGATTAGCAAACTAGCAGACATCCCGCAAGCCTCCTGGGATGCCTTGGCGATGCCGCTAAAAACTCCTTTTATGGAATGGGATTGGCTAAACAATCTTGAAATCTCGGGTAGCGCGTCAGGTAAAACTGGTTGGCTACCGCATCACTTGACTGTGTGGCGCGATAAACAGTTGATTGCTTGCGCGCCACTTTATGTCAAAAGCCACAGCTACGGCGAATTTGTGTTTGACAATCAATGGGCAGATTTAGCTCAGCGTTTGGGTATAGAATATTATCCGAAGTTGATGGGAATGACTCCGTTTACTCCTGCTGAAGGCTATCGGTTTTTGATTGCACCGGGGGAAGATGAGGATGAGTTAACGGGAGTTATGGTAAGTGCGATCGACCATTTTTGCGATCGCCACAACATCTCTGGTTGCAATTTCCTGTATGTCGATCCAGAATGGCGGCAGCGCATGGAAAACCACGGTTTTAGCGCTTGGCTGCACCACAGCTATGTCTGGCAAAATCAAGATTATCAAAATTTTGACGGTTATTTAGGCGCTTTTAATGCTAATCAGCGCCGCAATATTAAGCGCGAACGCAAGGCTGTTGATAAAGCCGGTTTGTTGCTCAAAACGCTGACTGGTGATGAAATTCCCCAACCGATGTTTGGTCAAATGTATGCTTTTTATGAGAATACTTGCGATAAGTTTGGTTGGTGGGGTAGCAAGTATCTGACTAAGCAGTTTTTTGAACAGTTGCATGACAATTATCGCGATCGCGTTTTGTTTGTTGCCGCCTACGATAAGGAAGATGACAGACAGCCTGTGGGTATGTCTTTTTGTTTGTATAAGGGCGATCGACTTTACGGACGTTATTGGGGCAGTTTGCAGGAAATTGACTGTTTGCACTTCGATGCTTGTTATTATACGCCGATCCAATGGGCGATCGATCGTGGCATCAAAACTTTCGATCCGGGTGCGGGCGGGCGGCACAAAAAACGGCGCGGTTTTCCAGCAATGCCTAACTACAGTTTGCACAGATTTTACAACAATCGTCTGTCGCAAATTCTTAAGTCTTATATCGGTCAAATCAATGAAAGGGAACAGGAGGAAATTGATTTAGTTAATCAGGCTTTGCCTTTTTCTCAGGATGATGCTTCGGATTAGTCCGTGTTTGTAGTGAGGACTTCAGTCCTTTCTTGATGGAGGAAGAAGGACTGAAGTCCTCACTACGAACCTGTCCATGTTTGTAGTGAGGACTTCAGTCCTTTCTTGACGGAGGAAGAAGGACTGAACTCCTCACTACGAACCTGTGTTTGTAGTGAGGAGTTTAGTCTTTTATTGACGGAGGAAGAAGGACTGAAGTCCTCACTACGAACCTGTTTTTGTAGTGAGGGCTTTAGTCCTTTCTTGATGGATGAAGAAGGACTGAAGTCCTCACTACGAACCTGTTTTTGTAGTGAGGGCTTTAGTCCTTTCTTGATGGATGAAGAAGGACTGAAGTCCTCACTACGAACCTTATGATTTAATTCAAGAATACTCGCCCGTCTTCTTGGATTTCTAGCGATTTTGTATCGGCGCCCAAATCAGTTGTCGCGCCGAAACTGACTTGCAACATTCCTGGTGTTGCGGTGGCTTGTGTGCGAACTAGCAACAATCCGCCGTCTGGACGCTGGTAGGTGAGGGTAATTGGCACTTTGATGTTTTTGAGCACCATTTCCGATTGTTCGCCTAGAGTGCGCGGTGGAGTCACGCCAACGACTTGATAATTGATGACTGCATTGGTGCTATTCACCAGTTTAATTACTACCGTGCCTTCTGCTGGCGTCACTCGCCCACTTGGCATCGGGAAGCGGGGAGGCGCGTCTGTTGTCGGTTTTTCTGTTGTTGGTTTTGAGGGCATCCCGCTGGGGCTGGGACTGACGGTGGGACTCGGTTCGCCCACGGGCTTTCCAGCGGGCATGGTTTCGGGTTGGGAAACGGGTTTTCCTTGTTGGGGCGGGGGGCCGCCGGCTTGGGAAAGTGTCGCGAGAGTGACGAGTAAACCCCCGCAGGTGGCTGCTAGCAAGCTGATTTTTTTGAACGGTAGATTGTGGCGAAACATAAAATAACTCCTCACAAGTTCGATCGAGATTTTCTAACAAATAGCATGGTAATCTATGGCGGAAATGAATTTAAATAGCTGAGTTTGGGCGCAAGGTTGAAAGAATCAGGGTTTGAGGGATAGATTTTTTTTATTAACCGCAGAGGGCGCAGAGGGCGCAGAGGAAGAAGGGAAGCGAGAAATTTTAGAGGCTGATTGATGTCATTGCGAGGTACGAAGCAATCGCAGGATCTGTTTTTCATCGTTTCTACCTAAGTCCTGTTTTTTTATTAACCGGAAAGAAAAAGAGAAAGAGACGAATGTTAGAGGCGAATTTCTGCTGATTTGTGGGCGGGAAGGGTGACGGTAACAGCGGTTCCCCGATCGACTTGGCTGTCAATTCGGATTTGGCCACGGTGGTTTTCGACGATGGCTTTGGCTATGGCTAATCCTAAACCGGAACCGGCGGCGCTGCGGTGGGTGCGGGCGGGATCGGCGCGGTAAAATCGATCGAACAAATTTGGTAATGCTTCTGCGGCAATCCCAATACCGGTGTCTGTTACTTTGATTTGCAGGGCTGGATTTAAGATCGCTGAATTTCTTTTGTTTTTAGCTGCAAGCTGCAATTCTACTTGAATTTCGCCACCCGATGGCGTGTACTGCACGGCGTTGCTGACAAGATTGGTAAACAGTCGCGCTAGTTGATCCCAGTCGCCCAAAACGGTAAAGTTATTTTCAGCGTCGGACGAATCGACGATTTCCAAAGCAAGAGAGAGATTTTGGGTAAGCGCGATCGCCTGTTGTTCTTCAATTACTTCCATCAACAAAGCATCGAGTGGCACATCAACCCACTGCTGCTGCACGATTCCGCTGTCTTGTCTGGCTAAAAACAGCAAATCGTCAACCAACCGCCCCAAACGGCGCGTCAGGCGTTCGATAACCTGTAGCTGTTGGTGTTGCTGCGGTTCGATATCCGGTTCCGCTAAAGCGACTT
This DNA window, taken from Microcoleus sp. bin38.metabat.b11b12b14.051, encodes the following:
- a CDS encoding dihydrofolate reductase family protein produces the protein MTDQIDRPYATVILAISADGKIADKVRSPARFGSANDKAHLEQQVAANDAVLFGNGTLQAYGTTMRVISPDLLKQRELAGKPPQPVQIVCSRSRQFDPNLRFFQQPVPRWLLTAKPGKDEKIVKFQSHDLPTPTGETGFFPESIGCDASFLEKNPVCGPSCVSPKFDRTIYAKTTDGEIDWIDAFQQLASLGIQRLAILGGGTLVASVLAAGLIDELWLTVCPLILGGVDAPTPVEGEGFLADLAPKLELLAVKQVGQEVFLHYKVDRAN
- a CDS encoding GNAT family N-acetyltransferase, encoding MLKQPKTQQYSVAWISKLADIPQASWDALAMPLKTPFMEWDWLNNLEISGSASGKTGWLPHHLTVWRDKQLIACAPLYVKSHSYGEFVFDNQWADLAQRLGIEYYPKLMGMTPFTPAEGYRFLIAPGEDEDELTGVMVSAIDHFCDRHNISGCNFLYVDPEWRQRMENHGFSAWLHHSYVWQNQDYQNFDGYLGAFNANQRRNIKRERKAVDKAGLLLKTLTGDEIPQPMFGQMYAFYENTCDKFGWWGSKYLTKQFFEQLHDNYRDRVLFVAAYDKEDDRQPVGMSFCLYKGDRLYGRYWGSLQEIDCLHFDACYYTPIQWAIDRGIKTFDPGAGGRHKKRRGFPAMPNYSLHRFYNNRLSQILKSYIGQINEREQEEIDLVNQALPFSQDDASD